The genome window AAGTTTCCGTTCTTGTTTTGGCTGCAGTAATGGGTGAAGCCGAGAAAGTCGAATGTCCCTGGTTTGCCTTCCCCTCTTTTGTTCCGCCTTTCCACGGCGAAACGTCCGAATTCGATGATCTTTGTTTTCTCCTCTGCTATCTCTAGGTTGAATTTTCTTAATCGTTCTTTCAACTTACCGTAGAAATCTTCCGCATCATCTTGGTATTGAAAGAAGCATACAAAGTCATCACAATACCGGATTATGTAGGCTTCGCCTCTGCATTCCCGCTTTATCTTTACCGTAAACCACAAGTCCAGTACATAGTGCAGGTATAAAAAAGACATGGGGACGGTGGTACTGTCTCACTTTATTTTAATAAATCTTTCCTTCAAAAAACACTCAGAAGGACAAAGGGACGATGGTTCCGGAAAGACACAGGGACGGTGGTACTGTCTTACTTTATTTTAATAAATCTTTCCTTCAAAAAAGCACTCACACTCTCTCTGTTTCTAAAATAGGCAGATGGGTTGTTGTTTTTTTAACAATTTGCCCGTCTTTGCCGCAAAAGGGACAGCGGACGATGGTTCTGTCCTATAAGACACTTCCTCCGGCCCCCGCCTTCTATTTCTTCAAAACAAGAGGGAGGTTCATTATCCTAGGTATGTCCGATCGCTTAACAGCCGTGAACGTCTTTTCCCGTTAACTTTTTACTACAATACATCTAATATTCCAGTCCCTATAGGCTATCAATCGCAACCGGTTCCTTCGCAGGAGACACGGGAACGGTGGGTACCGTCTTCCTTTATACATCTCTCCGATAAATTCTTTCCTCAAGACACAACCACCGTCCCCAAGCCTTTTCCCAGCTTGCAGTTGGTTAACTGTACACGGTCCATAAAACAATGAGTGAAATCTACATTGGAAAGATCACATTGATCAAAAACAGTATCAGTTAGTTTGAGGGCCGGCCAATGTACAGAGTTAAAAACAACATTCTTAAACAGAACTTGGCTAATGGCAACATTTGCGGCAGTCTGAGTTCCCAATGTACAGTCTTGTATCAGGCTGAGTGCCACGGAGTCTTCCTCACGAAGCTCATTTATAGATGCCAAGGGCAATTCGTTCGGCAGATTGGGCATTAATAATTTAGACTTAGCGGGTTTTTTACTCATAATATTTACCTCACGTAACATTTAACTATAATTCCATGTTTTTCTATGATTTAACAACGTATGGACAAAGTAATAACGCCTATTATATCTTACTATTTCGGGTGAATCCATAAAACTCCTGTAAAATTCATACAAATTATAAACAGCACCAATGCTAGGGACACTTTCGGCGAGCCAAAAGCATTAAAAACACTAATTCCAACGCAGGAGTTTTCACCATTCTTTTATCTGCGGTCTATTCCATAGTTCTAAATTTTTTATCAAGCCACTTACAAAAAAGAGGATTAAAGCCAAACACCTCATCCTCAAACTGTTCTTCTAGAAGTAGTAAATTCGGGGTAATCCCCCGTCTACTCACACGAGAAACTTAGCAACCACCGACTGACCTGTTCTTTTAGCCTGGAAACCCGCAGGCAAGGTTTACACCACAAAATACGTAAGTGCCAAGGAGTAGACAAAAAGAATCGGTACGTTGTCTTCAAGATCTAGACTGCTAAATGTTTTTGCACAGTCTGACTTCCCTAGCAATCCAGCCAATCGTCTATTTCTGGTTTTCTAGCCACGTCCCATTTAAATATTCGCGGTTTTTCTGAACAGTATTTACATAAACTAATAGCATCATCCAATGCATTAATCCGTCCGGTAAAATCATCCATATACAGATTTACTCCGCTATCTATTGGCAAATTGTCTATGCCAAAATACTCTTTATATTTATACATTAAGCCATCTAAGGGGCATTT of Propionispora vibrioides contains these proteins:
- a CDS encoding pentapeptide repeat-containing protein, with protein sequence MSKKPAKSKLLMPNLPNELPLASINELREEDSVALSLIQDCTLGTQTAANVAISQVLFKNVVFNSVHWPALKLTDTVFDQCDLSNVDFTHCFMDRVQLTNCKLGKGLGTVVVS
- a CDS encoding reverse transcriptase domain-containing protein, which gives rise to MSFLYLHYVLDLWFTVKIKRECRGEAYIIRYCDDFVCFFQYQDDAEDFYGKLKERLRKFNLEIAEEKTKIIEFGRFAVERRNKRGEGKPGTFDFLGFTHYCSQNKNGN